The nucleotide sequence TATTCGGCTTGGTTCGCTACGTGAACTTGCATAAACGCAAGACCGACACTCCGAAGATGGGTCAGAAATGCAGCTAAGTCTTCACCAGCTTCAGCATCAATGTTGGACGGTAGCAAAACTCGATCTGCGATTTCTGTGATTCCGGCATCATGGGCGGTGTTGTCTGCTATGAGGAGGTATTTGTCAGCCGTGGTTAGCCAGTTAAAGGCGCGGAGTTGCTCTGGAACCAGCGGTGTTACTGGATCGCTAGCGCCGCTAAATAATATAACTGGAACATCTATTTGGCTGAGCCCTTGTTCTCCCAGAATCGCCCCCGTGACTGGATTAGCCGCCACTACAGCCTGAATGCGTGGATCTCTCAACTGTCCACTGGTGAGCAGGTCTACGTACACAGGATTATCTTTTAGCTCTAATGCTCGGCATTGCAATAGCAACGCCACATCCAGCGATCGCACCAAAAAGTCTGATTCACACCTGCCCTGCAATTTCTCAAAGTCCACCGTAGCGCCTCCTGCCATCAGCACGGTGTACCCGCCAAAGGAGTGACCGATCGCCCCGACCTGTTGCAAATTGAGGCGATCGCCAAATTCCGTTGCGTTTTTCTGCTCCAGCACATTCAAAACAAAACTGAGATCAAGGGAACGATCGACAAATTCAGTAGCAGCAAAGGAATTATCGACAAACCCGGTAAGCAGATCTTGCTGATACTGGTAATTGCTGCCGATATGTTCTGGTGCGATCACCACAAATCCGTAGGACGCTAGCAATTCCAAATAAGGCGATGCAGTTGCCCGTGTTTCACCATAGCCGTGAGAATAGACCACCACAGGAATAGATGGGGGTAGATTGCCATTAAAGGTAGGTACATAGAGATCCGTTGGGATGGCGCGATCGCGCTCCTCATCCCGTAGATCCAGAGTTTGTTTTGTGAACTGAAACGCACCTTGTTCCGGCAGGGGGGTAGAGCGGTTAGATCAACCGGGGTAGATGCAGCAGCAGACTCCGATTCAGCATGAATGGCTGCCAGAGTATCTTTAGACAGGTCGGCAAATTCTGAGATGGCATGAGCCAGATTCAACGCTTGTGCCACATTGATGTGAATGGATTCGCTGGGAAAATGCTGTAGAACACCCAATACGCTTAATCCTTCTGGATCGGCGGATGATTGGATGATGGCCGATCGCAGGGCATGGAAGCCATTTTGTTGAGATTCGGTTTGAACGAGGGCTCCAATATTCTGTAAAGACTCCTCGCCAATGCCTGAGTACAGCAGTTGCGAAACCTCCCACGGAGACATATCGTGGGAAAGATGCAGTACGCCCTGCAACTCCGCCTCTGCTGTTGAACTGAGAAAATGGAAATAGAAGTCTAGATCGGAATCAACGGTTCCCGTTTCCGCATAATTTTGTAGAGAATCAACGGAAAGGTCAAACTCCAGAAGACCGTAGGAGAACTCAATGCGTTCCGCTGCTTACACTGGAAGGGTAGTGACTAGCGTTGACAAGCCAGCCCAAACCAAAGGTTGTACTCCATACCATAACCATTGGCTAGGAGCCTATCGCTAAATTTCACCATATATGCCACAACCTCATGCGCGATATGACCTCAACCACCATACTCTACCCTTGACCTTGCATGAACAACGGAAATTATGTCTATTAATTCTATATAACTGTCATGGGCTATAAAGGCAGCGGGGGTTGCCTTTCGCTGTAGTTGATTATCAAGAAAAATCAGGAGCTTTTCTAGTTATTTGGTGCCAGTCTTCCCAGAATCGTAATCAATCTTAATGACTGATATGGTGAAAGGCGTGATCAGCGTTCTGCTCGTGGAAGCGTCGGAACTGACGCGGCGATATTCCTGTCCAACGCTTGGAAGGCTCGTGTAAAGTTAGCGGCATCAGTATAGCCAAGCTCTGAGGCAATATCAACCAACTGCATACGGGAGGAATTTAGCATTCGCAACGCTTGATCAAATCTCACCTGCTCAACCACCTGAGAATAGCTAAGATGTTCTACGGCTAATCGCCGTTGAAAACTGCGGACGCTCAGTCCCGATGCCTCTGCTACCCTGCGGATATCAGGGTAGCCATCGGGTAAAAGAGATTGCAATAGTTGCTTTAGAGAGTCGGAGAAACTGGACGCAGGTGCAGACTTCTGCTACTCCAGAGATTTTGAAACAACTGTAACCTCTTACACGCCCGATGGAGAGTCATGAACCAAGAAACATCTAAAGCCTACACGTCGATACGAGCACCGAAGGCAGCGGCGATCGCCGGAATTATATTTTCCATGTTGCTGATTATCAGCCTAGTCATCATTTTGATTTCCGTTCCGGCTAAGTTGAGATATGGGGGTGGGGGCTGTTCCCGACACGCGGGGGGTTCCCTCCTTGCACCCCATCCTAACCAACCCGTTGGTTGCTATAGTACTGAGGATTCAGGTAAGTATATCGACTCAGCGATCGCTCATAGTTTTGCAGCAACAACTGGGATTCTTGCAAACTAATCTGGCGATCGCGCATGGCGACCTCCGTTTGGCGACGAATGCTCTCGACCAGATCCTCAGAATCGTACTGCACATAGCCCAGCACCTCCGTCATCGTATCCCCTTTGACGACATGCTCAATGGAGTATCCCTTGGGCGTAAGCTGAATATGGACCGCATTCGTATCCCCAAAGAGATTGTGCAGATTCCCCATAATTTCCTGGTAGGCTCCACCCAAAAACATCCCCAAATAGTAGGGTTCACCGGATTTCAGGGGATGGAGTTCTAGCACCGATTTCACATCACGGAGATCAATGAACTGGTCAATTTTGCCGTCACTGTCACAGGTGAGATCGGCCAGGGTGGCGCGACGGGTTGGTTCTTCATCGAGCCGATGAATGGGCATGATTGGGAAAAGCTGGTCGATCGCCCAACTGTCGGGGGCAGACTGGAAAACCGAGAGATTGATGTAGTAGATCGAGGCCATGATCTTTTCTAGATCTTCCAGATCATCGGGCACGTATTCCTGTTGACGCACGATCGCCAAGATTTTATGACAGCACGCCCAATAGAGTTGTTCGGCTCGGGCCCGTTCCGTTAACGAGAGATAGCCAAAGTTAAAGAGACTAATCGCTTCCTCTTTAAACTGGGTGGCATCGTGGAACATCTCCTGATAGTTCTCAACCCGAATCGACTGATAGGTTTCAAAGAGATTGCGAATGATCAGATGCTCTTTCTCCTCAACGAGTTCTGGGGGCGTAGACGGCACCTCGTTAGAACTCAGGACATCAAAAACCAACACCGATTGGTGGGAGGCGATCGCCCGTCCACTTTCGCTAATCAGGGTTGGAACCGGGAGATTAGCTTCTTCACACGCCTCTTTGACCTCTGCCACAATGTCGTTGGCGTAGTTTTGCATGTTGTAGTTTTTGGAAGCATAGAAGTTCGTTTTGGAGCCGTCGTAGTCTACGCCCAGTCCACCCCCTACATCGAGATAGCCCATTACCGCACCAAGTTTTGCCAGTTCGGTGTAGATTTGTCCGGCTTCGCGAATGGCATCTTTGATCACCGCAATCGATGAGATCTGGGAACCGATATGGTAGTGAAGAAGCTGCAAGCAGTGCAGCATATTTTCCGATTTCAGGCGATTCACCACATGGATAATTTCGGGAATGGTGAGGCCAAACTTGGCGCGATCGCCCGCCGAAATCCCCCAGCGTCCTTCCCCTTTCGAACTCAGCTTGGCGCGAACGCCCAAAATTGGTTCTACTCCCAGATCCTTACAGGCGGCGATCGCCAGTTCCACTTCTTCCACTTGTTCCAGGACGATGATCGGAGTTTTGCCCAGGCGGCGCGCTAGGGTTGCGGTTTCGATGTATTCCCGATCTTTATACCCGTTGCAGATCAGCAGCGCTCCCGGTGTGTCTAGGAGTGCTAGGGCAATCATCAACTCCGGCTTTGACCCAGCTTCGAGGCCAAACTGGTGGGGCTTGCCGTAGCGAACCAAGGCATCGACCAAGTGCTTTTGCTGGTTACACTTGACGGGAAAAACGCCCCGATAGTCGCCATCGTAGTTGTAGCGGGCGATCGCTTTACTGAAGCAGGCATTTAAGCGCTCGATCCGGTCTTCTAAGATGTCGGAGAAGCGGATCAGAATGGGGAGGGCTAGGTTGCGGAGTTTCAGGGCATTAACCAGCTCGAATAAATCCAACGAGCCGCCGCGATCGCCCTTGGGAGAAACGGTAATATGACCAGCGGCGTTGATGGAAAAGTAGGGTTCACCCCAGCCGCGAATCCGGTATAGCTCTTCGCTGTCTTCAATCGTCCAAGCCTGTTCTGTTGATGGTGCAGTAATAGACGCAACCTCGTTTTGATTCTCAAGTTCCTTATCTGCCGCAACCATGAACCGTCCTCCCATCACATCTGTCTTAATCGTTCAATGCGTTCCTGGCTCGTGCGATCCACTTCCCTGCAATGGAACTCATTGAATTGACAGTCTATCGCATTCAGTTCTAAGTTTGAGGTCGTTTACCCAACGTTCCCTCAGGATTTTTACCACCCCAAAGACGAAACCGACTGACATCAGTCACCTACGCCGCCGCTACAATCAGAAAGCAGGTTTTTAGGGATTTTGGATATCCCGATTTCGCATGACATCCCTTTCTCCAGAATTGCAAGCGCATCTCGCCACACCGCTCCGCATTGGCAATCTAGAGGTACAAAGCCGTGTCCTACAATCGCCCCTCTCTGGCGTCACGGATTTAGTATTCCGGCGACTGGTGCGGCGGTATGCCCCCACGTCCATGATGTACACCGAAATGGTGAGCGCTTCCAGCATTCACCACCTCAAGCGCTTATCCAAAATCATGGAGGTCGATCCGGCAGAACGGCCTATTAGTATTCAACTCTTCGATTGCCGACCCGACTTCATGGCCGAGGCTGCCCAGCTTGCCGTTGCCCAAGGAGCCGACACCATTGATATCAATATGGGCTGTCCGGTGAATAAGGTGACTAAAAATGGGGGTGGTTCATCCCTCCTCCGGCAACCAGAGGTGGCGGAACAGATTGTCGCAACCGTCGCGAGTGCCGTTCGCGTCCCCGTCACGGTCAAAACCCGGATTGGCTGGGATGAGGATGAGATTAATGCGGTGGAGTTTGCCCGACGCATGGCAGGCGCAGGCGCACAGATGCTCACCCTCCACGGACGCACCCGCGCCCAAGGCTATCATGGCTCGGCACGTTGGGACTGGATCTCCAAGGTGAAAGCGGCTCTATCCATCCCAGTGATTGCCAATGGCGATATCCATTCCGTGGATGCAGCCGTCCAGTGTTTAGAGCAGACGGGAGCGGATGGAGTGATGTGTGCGCGTGGCACATTGGGCTATCCGTTTTTGGTGGGTGAAATTGATCATTTTCTGAAAACGGGCGATCGCCTCCCACCGCCCACGCCCCAGGCACGACTCGAATGCGCCAAAGAACACCTGCGAATGCTGTGGGACTACAAGGGCGATCGCGGCATCTATCAATCTCGAAAACACATGACCTGGTATGCGCGGGGATTTCATGGCGCATCGGAATTGCGCTATCACCTCTGCCGCATCTCGTCAGTGGAAGAGGGAGAAGCGTTGATTGATGGGGCGATCGCCCAGTTGAACCACTGGCAGGATACCCATTCTCAATCGATTCAGGACACCGAAGACCTCGTTCTTCAAAGCACTAGAGCTTAAGGAAACCCAAGCCTTGTGACAAGAATAGGAATCTAACGATAGGATGGGACTATACGGAGTGCAATTCCCAGGCGGACGAGCGAAATACGTTTTACCGTGATGTACGGACTGTACGATAACGCACAAGGGTAACACCGTCATTCAATCCCCCCCTGGACACGCTATACTCCAGAAAAATCTCTATGGATTATTGAGTTAAGGCGACATCATGACCTCATTTGCCAGTTCTACGGCCCGATCGGAACTTAGCGAATTACGGCGGCTGAAGAGTTTACTGCCTCCGGAATTGCGGAGTTGGGTCACGATTGAATCCTCCACCGGGCTGACCCCACCGCTGATCACCAGCGAGGAATTGGGGAAAGATCAGGTGGAAATCCAGATTGATCTGGCTCGCTGGGACTCCCTAGCCCTAGATCAGCGAAATCTGCTGTTCTGGCATGAGGTCGCTCGCATTCAGAACGACACGATTCCTCGCGATGGTTGGGAAATGGCGGCCTTAGCGATCGGCTTAGGCGGTGCAGTCGGCGAACTGTGGGTTCAAGATGGTCTGCTCTTGGTTCTGGCTTTAGCGCTGTGCGGCGTGTCGGGTTTCCGGCTATACCAGCGCAACAACGGCTCGAAACAGTTAAAAGAAGCGATCGAAGCGGACGAAAAGGCGATCGCCCTTGCCACTCGATTTGGCTACACCTTACCCAACGCCTATAAGAGCTTGGGTAGTGCGCTCAAGGTTTTGATTGAGCAAAGTCCTAAGAAAAAACAGCGTCGTAAATATGAGTCTCGGCTAGACGCGCTGCGGAAGAGTGCAGCCAAAGCCAAGACCCGCGCCCAGTCCGCCCAGAATGAGCCGGCGTACTAAGCTATTCTGAAACTCCACAGA is from Synechococcales cyanobacterium T60_A2020_003 and encodes:
- a CDS encoding DUF3318 domain-containing protein — its product is MTSFASSTARSELSELRRLKSLLPPELRSWVTIESSTGLTPPLITSEELGKDQVEIQIDLARWDSLALDQRNLLFWHEVARIQNDTIPRDGWEMAALAIGLGGAVGELWVQDGLLLVLALALCGVSGFRLYQRNNGSKQLKEAIEADEKAIALATRFGYTLPNAYKSLGSALKVLIEQSPKKKQRRKYESRLDALRKSAAKAKTRAQSAQNEPAY
- the speA gene encoding biosynthetic arginine decarboxylase, translated to MGGRFMVAADKELENQNEVASITAPSTEQAWTIEDSEELYRIRGWGEPYFSINAAGHITVSPKGDRGGSLDLFELVNALKLRNLALPILIRFSDILEDRIERLNACFSKAIARYNYDGDYRGVFPVKCNQQKHLVDALVRYGKPHQFGLEAGSKPELMIALALLDTPGALLICNGYKDREYIETATLARRLGKTPIIVLEQVEEVELAIAACKDLGVEPILGVRAKLSSKGEGRWGISAGDRAKFGLTIPEIIHVVNRLKSENMLHCLQLLHYHIGSQISSIAVIKDAIREAGQIYTELAKLGAVMGYLDVGGGLGVDYDGSKTNFYASKNYNMQNYANDIVAEVKEACEEANLPVPTLISESGRAIASHQSVLVFDVLSSNEVPSTPPELVEEKEHLIIRNLFETYQSIRVENYQEMFHDATQFKEEAISLFNFGYLSLTERARAEQLYWACCHKILAIVRQQEYVPDDLEDLEKIMASIYYINLSVFQSAPDSWAIDQLFPIMPIHRLDEEPTRRATLADLTCDSDGKIDQFIDLRDVKSVLELHPLKSGEPYYLGMFLGGAYQEIMGNLHNLFGDTNAVHIQLTPKGYSIEHVVKGDTMTEVLGYVQYDSEDLVESIRRQTEVAMRDRQISLQESQLLLQNYERSLSRYTYLNPQYYSNQRVG
- the dusB gene encoding tRNA dihydrouridine synthase DusB, with amino-acid sequence MTSLSPELQAHLATPLRIGNLEVQSRVLQSPLSGVTDLVFRRLVRRYAPTSMMYTEMVSASSIHHLKRLSKIMEVDPAERPISIQLFDCRPDFMAEAAQLAVAQGADTIDINMGCPVNKVTKNGGGSSLLRQPEVAEQIVATVASAVRVPVTVKTRIGWDEDEINAVEFARRMAGAGAQMLTLHGRTRAQGYHGSARWDWISKVKAALSIPVIANGDIHSVDAAVQCLEQTGADGVMCARGTLGYPFLVGEIDHFLKTGDRLPPPTPQARLECAKEHLRMLWDYKGDRGIYQSRKHMTWYARGFHGASELRYHLCRISSVEEGEALIDGAIAQLNHWQDTHSQSIQDTEDLVLQSTRA
- a CDS encoding helix-turn-helix domain-containing protein, with translation MQSLLPDGYPDIRRVAEASGLSVRSFQRRLAVEHLSYSQVVEQVRFDQALRMLNSSRMQLVDIASELGYTDAANFTRAFQALDRNIAASVPTLPRAER